The region GTGCCAGCGGCAACTGGCCCAAGGGCGTCGGTGTCGTGTTATCGACTGCTACCAGGGCGCCGGTGCGATGGGCAGCTTGGCACAATGCGGCGATATCGCAGACGTCCATCGTGGGGTTGCTGGGGGTCTCGATCCAGAGAAGCTTCGCTCCTTCAAGCTGCTCCGCCTGGGCGTTGTTCGCAGTGGGCGCCAGCCGTACCTCGACTCCCATCTTGGCGAAGTACTCCTGCGCCAGCACGCGCGCGGCAAAGTAGGCGTTGGAGGGAAGCACGACGGCATCGCCGGGCCGCAGGACCGCTCCGAAGACGGCCGAGCAGGCAGCCATGCCCGAGGCAAAGACCAGCGCAGAGGCGCGATAGTCTTCGCTGGACTCCATCTGCCCAATCGCCTTTTCAAGATGCGTCCAGGTGGGGTTGTGCGAACGCGCATAGGTGTAGGGAATCGATGCCGGATCGCCCGGCGCGTAGTAGGGCGCGGCAAAGACAGGTCCAGGGTGAAGAGGCTCTCCGGCAGCAGGCTTATTCAGAGTCGAACGGATGACCTTGGTCGCTTCGCGCATGACTTCGATTGTACGAGGACCGTTTCAGCCGTCAGGAGTTGAAGTGCTCCCATCCAGCGGGTTTCACCTCGGTCATTTTTCCATCGGAATCGCAAAGTGAGATAAGCGGCCTTCTGCCGGTCTGCGGATGAAGGGTGCCAATGCGGGTGATCGGTACTCCCGCGATACTGGCCGGCACGCGAGTTCCCGGTCTCGCACTGAACAGCAGTTCATAGTCTTCTCCACCGTTCAGTGCAGCGTGAAGGGCCTCGTCGGGAGGAAGCTGTGCGGCAAGCGGATGCAGAGGAAGAACAGCAGCATCGATCTCCGCTCGAACCTGGGAAGCGCGGCAGAGGTGTGTGAGGTCTGTCGAGAGTCCGTCGCTCAGATCGATAGCCGCCGTCGCAAGTCTCCTGCGCAGCAGGGCGGACCCGACGCCGAGACGCGGCTGGGGGAAGAAGTGCGGATGGTCTCCGCTGGCTTTCGCTCGCGAACGGCGACCAGAGTGAAGCAGCGCCTTCAGTTCCGCATCAGCACCGCCGAGTGAGCCCGTCACGTAGAGGAAATTACCGGGGCACGCTCCGGAGCGGCGGAGAGAGCGGCCGATCGGGGCAGAGCCGATCAGGATGATGTCTGCCAGGATTAGGCCGCCGGAGGATTCCGACGTATCGCCACCGGCCAGCGGAGTGTCATATTGACGTGCCAGCGAGTCCATCCCGCTGAAGAACTCTGAGGTCCAGCGTCGGCCCTTTGCGCTCTTGAGCAGTTCAGATGGAAGAGCGAGAGAGAGAAACGCGGCCATGGGCTTTGCCCCCATCGCGGCCAGGTCGCTCAGTCCTCGCGCCAGGCAGCGGTGACCTGCCGAGACGGCGGGATGCAGGTCTCGACGGAAGTGCCGGTTTTCGAGCGAGAAGTCGGTCGTAACCAGGATCTCGGATCCACGGGGCGGACGCAGGATGGCACAGTCGTCGCCGATCCCCAGGGCGACAGACCCTCTGTTTGCCGCAGCGGGTGGTGAAAATGTCCTGCGAATCTGCTCGATAAGCGCAAGCTCCCCGAGCTTTCCCGATCTGGTCCGCATCATTCTGAAGAGGATAAATGGATGTTCTGGTAAGGATAGGGCACGATGTACCTGCAAAATTTTGCAGCGTGAGATGGCAGAAGCTGAGGAATTGGTTGCACCTCCAATCTTCTGTTTGTTAGGCTCAAGAGGTCGCTCAAGAGAGTCCGCGATTCCTGAATCCCGATTTGTGATCTTCATTTGCTGGCCGGTATTGGGGAAAAAAGTGGACTTTTCGTGCCGCAGTGCGGCCAGATTGCGAGCCTGGGTCGTGGATTGAAGCTGAAAAAGCGCTACTACATCATGTTCGTGAGTCGCGATGAGGATGGCAGCCTGAACAAGGTTCCCGTTCCGCTGCATTATGCGTATCTCTTTATCGCGGCGGCTGTTATCGGGCTGTTTACGATTACCGGGCTGGCAGGGTCGTACTCGCGGATGCTGATTAAAACCGCGAGATTCAATCAGTTGCGCCACGATCACAACACTCTGCAGAAGGACTACGCGAACCTTGAAGAGGCTGCGCATCAGAAGGACATCCAGGCCGCATCTCTGGGGTCGCTGGCAAGCGAAGTCTCGGCTCTCTATGGCCTGACAGCCAGCAAACTGGCGCTTCCCATGAGCAGGGTGACGGGCAAGGCCGCACATCGTCGCGCCGCCGCAGTCGCCGATGCTGTTGCGAATGCGCCTCTTACGGAGACGGCGAGTCTGAATGACGACACGTACTACAAGTCGCTGGATGCCTTCTATTCGCTTCGTAACCAGGCCCTGAGCGGTGCTGCGGCAAGAGCGCTTACCGGGATGAGCCACCCGGGCTACAGTCCGGGCGCGAATCTTTTTGGAGGATTGTCTCCTTTGAGTGTCGAAGCGGCTGCCTACGCCCCCACCCTGTGGCCGGTTATGGGGCCTATCACCAGCAGCTTCGGCCAGCGGGAAGATCCTGTGCTTGGCAACGGCGAAGGAGAGTTTCATAAGGGGTTGGATATCTCTGCTCCCGGTGGAACTCCGATCCGTGCGACCGCTGATGGTGTCGTGAGGTCTGCTCAAGTGCAAAATGGCTACGGACGTGAGGTGACCATCGACCACGGCCATGGTGTGGAGACACTCTATGGACACATGTCCAGTTTTGCGGTGATTGCTGGGCAGACGGTAACTCGTGGTGAGGTGATCGGTTACGTGGGACACAGCGGTCGTGTAAGCGGAGCGACAGGCAACCATGTCCATTATGAGGTTCGCATCCGCAACACTCCCGTCAATCCGCACAAGTACCTTCGGATGACGCTGGCACAACTGGGAGATACGGAGGGTACTTCGTCTGCTGTAGCGGCTGCGCCCGCGGGAGGCCCCGCCAAGGCAGCCAGTGCAGGGATGGACCGCTAGCAGGATCGTCCGACACGCGTCCAGGAAGGCAGGCTTCGAGCCTGCCTTCTTTCGTCTCCAGCAAAAATGAAAAACCGCCGGTAAAAAGAGTTACAGTGATGACTTACGACGAACAACTCTCCGCGGACTCATGGCAGAGGATGTGCTGTCGGGATTTCAGACGGTAAGGAAGATATCCGCCATGGTGAAGAACGGTCTGCGAGCCCTGTTGCTTATGGTTCTGCTGGGAGCCTCTACAGGGTATGGTGCGGCACAAGGGAAGGCGATTGCAGGTGAGAACACGGATTTCACCAGCTCGTTGAACAAGCCGGGCCGGGACGAGTGGTTTCGCGATCAGGGCTTCGGTCTGTTCATTCATTGGAGCGTGGATAGTCAGCTCGGGACGACGATCAGTCATTCGCTCGTCGGAGCCTCTGACGACTACGTCAATCGCTTCTATAGCGATCTTCCCAAGACCTTCGACCCTACCCGGTTTGATCCGAATGACTGGGCGCGGCTGGCGCGGCTGGCCGGTGTGCGTTATGTGGTGTTTACCGCCAAACACCATTCGGGCTTCGCCATGTACAACACCCGGACGACGCCATTCAACATCATGAACACGCCGTTCCATCGCGACATCACGGCTGAGATCCTGAAGGCCTTCAAGGCGCAGGGGATCGCACCGGGACTCTATTTTTCGCCCGACGACTTCTATTGGCTCCATCAGCACGGCAAGACGATTCAGCGGGGAATTGAAGATGTGCAGCCCAGCCACAACCCCGGCCTGCTGGACTACGACAGCGCCCAGCTCCGCGAGCTTCTGACCAGCTATGGCCCCATCGATGTGCTCTTCTTCGACGGCGAGGCGACCAGTCTCCGTCAGCTTGCCTGGAAGCTGCAGCCTGAGATCGTCGTGACGCGCGGAGCCATGCGCACCCCCGAACAGACCATTCCCGGGCAGGCCTTCGACGAGCCCTGGGAGGCCAACGACACCATGGGGGATGCCTGGCAGTATCAGCCGCAGCTCGATCACTACAAGTCCGGCCACCAGCTGATCCGCTCTCTCGTTGAGACACGCGCCAAAGGCGGCAACCTGCTGCTGAACGTCGGCCCCAGGGCCAACGGCGAGCTGCCCATCGAGCAGGAGGGACGCCTGCGCGAGATCGCCCTCTGGATGTTCGTCAACTCGGAGTGCATCTATGCGACCCGGCCATGGATCATCACCAACGAAGGCGATGTATGGTTCACGCGGAAAAAGGACGGAAGCGCGCTGTACGCTATCGTCGATCCGGACATTCCCTGGAAGCGCGGCCAGTGGCAGGATGTTGTGCTGAAGTCGGTAAAAGCGACTCCTCAGACCGAGATCACTGTGCTCGGCGCAAATGGAAAGGTGCTCGAGTATTCGAATGTGGTTCCGAAGACCTCCTTCCAGATGGAGAGTGACGGCCTGCACATCCACACCATGAAGTCACAGCGGTTATTTGATAAGACCGAATGGCCGAACCCTGTGGTCCTGCGGCTGACCCACGTGCAGCCGGCCCTGGTTCCGCCGCGGGTCCAGACTC is a window of Edaphobacter sp. 12200R-103 DNA encoding:
- the thiL gene encoding thiamine-phosphate kinase, with the protein product MMRTRSGKLGELALIEQIRRTFSPPAAANRGSVALGIGDDCAILRPPRGSEILVTTDFSLENRHFRRDLHPAVSAGHRCLARGLSDLAAMGAKPMAAFLSLALPSELLKSAKGRRWTSEFFSGMDSLARQYDTPLAGGDTSESSGGLILADIILIGSAPIGRSLRRSGACPGNFLYVTGSLGGADAELKALLHSGRRSRAKASGDHPHFFPQPRLGVGSALLRRRLATAAIDLSDGLSTDLTHLCRASQVRAEIDAAVLPLHPLAAQLPPDEALHAALNGGEDYELLFSARPGTRVPASIAGVPITRIGTLHPQTGRRPLISLCDSDGKMTEVKPAGWEHFNS
- a CDS encoding M23 family metallopeptidase; the encoded protein is MKLKKRYYIMFVSRDEDGSLNKVPVPLHYAYLFIAAAVIGLFTITGLAGSYSRMLIKTARFNQLRHDHNTLQKDYANLEEAAHQKDIQAASLGSLASEVSALYGLTASKLALPMSRVTGKAAHRRAAAVADAVANAPLTETASLNDDTYYKSLDAFYSLRNQALSGAAARALTGMSHPGYSPGANLFGGLSPLSVEAAAYAPTLWPVMGPITSSFGQREDPVLGNGEGEFHKGLDISAPGGTPIRATADGVVRSAQVQNGYGREVTIDHGHGVETLYGHMSSFAVIAGQTVTRGEVIGYVGHSGRVSGATGNHVHYEVRIRNTPVNPHKYLRMTLAQLGDTEGTSSAVAAAPAGGPAKAASAGMDR
- a CDS encoding alpha-L-fucosidase, yielding MVKNGLRALLLMVLLGASTGYGAAQGKAIAGENTDFTSSLNKPGRDEWFRDQGFGLFIHWSVDSQLGTTISHSLVGASDDYVNRFYSDLPKTFDPTRFDPNDWARLARLAGVRYVVFTAKHHSGFAMYNTRTTPFNIMNTPFHRDITAEILKAFKAQGIAPGLYFSPDDFYWLHQHGKTIQRGIEDVQPSHNPGLLDYDSAQLRELLTSYGPIDVLFFDGEATSLRQLAWKLQPEIVVTRGAMRTPEQTIPGQAFDEPWEANDTMGDAWQYQPQLDHYKSGHQLIRSLVETRAKGGNLLLNVGPRANGELPIEQEGRLREIALWMFVNSECIYATRPWIITNEGDVWFTRKKDGSALYAIVDPDIPWKRGQWQDVVLKSVKATPQTEITVLGANGKVLEYSNVVPKTSFQMESDGLHIHTMKSQRLFDKTEWPNPVVLRLTHVQPALVPPRVQTLGDEWDASSGSYTLDGELLEMGDSKSLEVGFEYRSIAGEDVHSRSAPWVALPPQTLTHPGRFSASLNGLPTSGRYEFRAVVRHPLLSLYGAEKVVRKAH